One window of Globicephala melas chromosome 5, mGloMel1.2, whole genome shotgun sequence genomic DNA carries:
- the PGRMC2 gene encoding membrane-associated progesterone receptor component 2 — protein sequence MAAGDGDVNLGTLGSGSESSSDGSSESPSGAGAAAEGGGWSAAALALLTGGGEMLLNVALVALVLLGAYRLWVRWGRRGLGAGAGAGEESPAASLPRMKKRDFSLEQLRQYDGSRTPRILLAVNGKVFDVTKGSKFYGPAGPYGIFAGRDASRGLATFCLDKDALKDEYDDLSDLNAVQMESVREWEMQFKEKYDYVGRLLKPGEEPSEYTDEEDTKDHNKQD from the exons ATGGCGGCGGGTGATGGGGACGTGAATTTAGGCACCCTGGGGAGTGGCAGCGAGAGCAGCAGCGACGGTAGCAGCGAGAGCCCGAGCGGCGCGGGAGCGGCAGCAGAAGGGGGCGGCTGGTCGGCTGCTGCGCTGGCCCTTCTGACGGGGGGCGGGGAGATGCTGCTGAACGTGGCGCTGGTGGCGCTGGTGCTGCTGGGGGCCTACCGGCTGTGGGTGCGTTGGGGGCGGCGGGGTCTGGGGGCTGGGGCCGGGGCGGGCGAGGAGAGCCCCGCTGCCTCTCTTCCTCGTATGAAGAAGCGGGACTTCAGCTTGGAGCAGCTGCGCCAGTACGACGGGTCACGCACCCCGCGCATCCTGCTTGCGGTCAATGGGAAAGTCTTCGACGTGACCAAAGGCAGCAAGTTCTACGGCCCCG cgGGTCCATATGGAATATTTGCTGGTAGGGATGCCTCCAGAGGACTGGCGACATTTTGCCTAGATAAAGATGCACTTAAAGATGAATATGATGACCTCTCAGATTTGAATGCCGTACAAATGGAGAGTGTTCGAGAATGGGAAATGCAGTTTAAAG AAAAATATGATTATGTAGGCAGACTCCTAAAACCAGGGGAAGAACCATCAGAATATACAGATGAAGAAGATACCAAGGATCACAATAAACAGGATTGA